Proteins encoded in a region of the Enterococcus gilvus ATCC BAA-350 genome:
- a CDS encoding SDR family oxidoreductase, producing MEKPLIVITGASSGFGAEIAKLFNQAGHPLLLLGRRVEKIEALPLNFENVMIEKVDVTDYKAFAASIKKAEEVYGPTDLLVNNAGVMLLGNVLTQDPAEWQTMMNTNVMGVLNGMQIVLPGMKERKHGTVINMSSLAGKKTFTNHAAYVASKFGVHGLSETIREELSGSNVRVSLVAPGAAETELLTHVTDQGALTDYEAWKDSMGGITLNPVHVAESVKFIYDMPQEVTIREIDIAATAQDA from the coding sequence ATGGAAAAACCATTAATCGTAATTACAGGAGCAAGCTCAGGCTTTGGTGCAGAAATCGCTAAACTTTTTAATCAAGCAGGTCACCCGTTGCTTTTGTTAGGACGTCGCGTAGAAAAAATCGAGGCATTGCCATTAAACTTTGAGAATGTCATGATCGAAAAGGTCGACGTGACAGACTACAAAGCCTTTGCTGCCAGTATCAAAAAAGCCGAAGAAGTTTACGGTCCAACAGACTTATTAGTCAACAATGCCGGAGTCATGCTGCTAGGCAATGTCTTGACCCAAGACCCAGCTGAATGGCAAACGATGATGAATACGAATGTTATGGGGGTATTGAATGGCATGCAGATCGTTCTTCCAGGAATGAAGGAACGTAAACACGGGACCGTCATCAACATGTCTTCCCTTGCTGGCAAGAAAACATTTACCAACCACGCCGCATATGTAGCATCTAAATTTGGTGTTCATGGACTGAGTGAAACAATCCGTGAAGAACTTTCTGGTTCAAATGTCCGCGTGTCTTTAGTTGCCCCTGGTGCTGCTGAAACGGAATTATTAACACACGTAACGGATCAAGGTGCATTGACAGACTATGAAGCGTGGAAAGACAGCATGGGCGGTATTACTTTGAATCCTGTCCATGTGGCCGAAAGCGTCAAATTTATTTACGACATGCCGCAAGAAGTTACTATTCGAGAAATCGACATTGCCGCAACTGCTCAAGATGCTTAA
- a CDS encoding thymidine kinase, whose translation MAQLFFKYGAMNSGKTIEILKVAHNYEEQNKPVVLMTSGLDTREGVGNISSRIGLSRPAVPIFSETNIFDFIKSLDYKPYCILIDESQFLSKEHVVQLAQVVDELDIPVMAFGLKNDFRNEMFEGSKYLLLYADKLEELKTICWFCHKKATMNLHYIDGRPVYEGDQVQIGGNEAYYPVCRKHYLHPEIEHSAE comes from the coding sequence ATGGCCCAGCTTTTTTTTAAATACGGTGCGATGAACAGCGGAAAGACAATCGAGATTTTGAAAGTCGCCCATAATTATGAAGAACAAAATAAACCGGTGGTGTTAATGACTAGCGGTCTAGACACACGAGAAGGTGTTGGAAACATCTCCAGTCGGATCGGGTTGAGCCGTCCTGCGGTACCGATTTTTTCTGAGACCAATATTTTTGATTTTATCAAAAGTCTGGATTACAAACCTTATTGTATACTGATTGATGAATCACAATTTCTATCAAAAGAACATGTCGTACAATTGGCACAAGTCGTCGATGAATTAGACATTCCAGTGATGGCGTTCGGATTGAAAAATGATTTCCGAAATGAAATGTTTGAAGGGTCAAAGTATCTACTGCTTTACGCGGATAAATTAGAGGAATTGAAGACGATTTGTTGGTTCTGTCATAAAAAAGCGACGATGAACCTGCATTATATCGATGGACGCCCTGTCTATGAAGGGGATCAAGTCCAGATTGGCGGCAATGAAGCGTACTATCCCGTTTGCCGTAAACATTATTTACATCCAGAAATTGAACATTCTGCTGAGTAA
- the prfA gene encoding peptide chain release factor 1, protein MYDQLQAIEDRYEELGELLSDPEVISDTQRFMQLSKEEANTRDTVATYRRYKKVVEGISDAEELLGENLDAEMAEMAKEELSDLKNEKEELEDEIKILLLPKDPNDDKNIIMEIRGAAGGDEAALFAGDLFNMYQKYAESQGWKTEVMEANVTGIGGYKEVIMMITGDSVFSKLKYESGAHRVQRVPSTESQGRIHTSTATVVVMPEAEEVEIDIADKDIRTDIYHASGAGGQHVNKTASAVRLTHIPTGIVVAMQDERSQIKNREKAMKILRARVYDKISQEAQSEYDASRKSAVGTGDRSERIRTYNFPQNRVTDHRIGLTIQKLDQILAGKMDEIIDALIMYDQTQKLEEMQNG, encoded by the coding sequence ATGTACGATCAACTGCAAGCCATTGAGGATCGTTATGAAGAGCTTGGCGAATTACTGAGTGACCCGGAAGTTATCAGTGATACCCAGCGTTTCATGCAACTGTCAAAAGAAGAAGCCAACACTCGCGATACAGTCGCGACGTACCGCCGTTACAAAAAAGTAGTGGAAGGTATCAGTGATGCGGAAGAATTATTAGGCGAAAATTTAGATGCAGAAATGGCTGAGATGGCCAAAGAAGAATTGTCTGATCTAAAGAATGAAAAAGAAGAATTAGAGGATGAAATCAAGATCCTTCTTTTACCAAAAGACCCGAACGACGATAAAAATATTATTATGGAGATTCGTGGAGCTGCTGGTGGTGACGAAGCGGCGTTGTTTGCGGGGGATCTATTTAATATGTATCAAAAATATGCCGAAAGCCAAGGCTGGAAGACGGAAGTCATGGAAGCTAACGTTACAGGGATCGGCGGATACAAAGAAGTGATCATGATGATCACTGGAGACAGCGTCTTCTCAAAATTAAAATACGAAAGCGGCGCACATCGTGTACAACGTGTACCTTCTACAGAGTCGCAAGGACGTATTCACACGTCGACGGCTACAGTGGTAGTCATGCCTGAAGCAGAAGAAGTAGAGATCGACATTGCGGATAAAGATATCCGAACAGATATCTATCATGCATCTGGTGCCGGTGGACAGCACGTCAATAAAACAGCTTCTGCTGTTCGTTTGACACACATTCCTACTGGGATCGTTGTTGCGATGCAGGATGAGCGCTCGCAAATCAAGAACCGTGAAAAAGCTATGAAAATCTTGCGCGCACGGGTCTATGACAAGATTTCTCAAGAAGCACAAAGCGAATATGATGCGAGCCGTAAATCTGCGGTTGGTACCGGTGATCGTTCAGAACGTATTCGTACGTACAACTTCCCGCAAAATCGCGTAACCGATCATCGTATCGGCTTAACGATCCAAAAACTGGACCAAATCTTAGCTGGTAAAATGGATGAGATCATTGATGCTTTGATCATGTACGATCAAACCCAGAAACTGGAAGAGATGCAAAATGGTTAA
- the prmC gene encoding peptide chain release factor N(5)-glutamine methyltransferase translates to MVKTYVEVLSGASSFLEAAGKEGYAIEYLFLARKNWDKTQWLLHMREEISAEEELLIEKDMADLMKNIPPQYLLGYEYFFEHRFKVTKDTLIPRPETEELVALCLSMNDQQGKKVVDIGTGTGAIAVSLKLNRPKWQVTAVDISKEALTVAEENAESLQTEIVFKQSDVLSAITEKQDIIISNPPYISEEEWDLMDESVRTYEPKTALFAENKGLAIYQKIALESRSLLTPEGMIFLEIGFQQGHAVQDIFQQAFPDKAVTIHQDMSKNDRMIVVS, encoded by the coding sequence ATGGTTAAAACGTATGTAGAAGTCCTGTCGGGGGCTTCTTCTTTTTTAGAAGCAGCGGGAAAAGAAGGGTACGCGATCGAATACCTCTTTCTTGCACGCAAAAATTGGGATAAGACACAGTGGCTGCTGCACATGCGAGAAGAAATTTCAGCAGAGGAAGAGTTGCTGATTGAAAAGGACATGGCGGACCTAATGAAGAATATCCCACCGCAATATCTACTGGGGTATGAATACTTCTTCGAGCATCGCTTTAAAGTAACAAAAGACACGTTGATCCCGCGTCCTGAAACGGAAGAACTGGTTGCTTTGTGCTTGTCTATGAATGATCAACAGGGAAAAAAGGTGGTTGATATCGGTACAGGCACCGGTGCCATTGCAGTCAGTTTGAAATTGAATCGTCCGAAATGGCAAGTAACAGCGGTCGATATTTCAAAAGAAGCCTTGACAGTCGCTGAGGAAAATGCGGAAAGCCTTCAAACAGAGATCGTCTTCAAACAAAGCGATGTTTTATCAGCTATTACTGAGAAGCAAGATATCATCATCAGTAATCCTCCATATATCAGTGAAGAGGAATGGGATCTGATGGATGAAAGTGTCCGTACGTACGAACCTAAAACGGCCCTCTTTGCGGAAAATAAAGGGTTGGCGATCTATCAAAAAATTGCTTTAGAGAGTCGCTCACTTTTGACCCCTGAAGGCATGATTTTCTTAGAAATCGGCTTTCAGCAAGGCCATGCTGTACAAGATATTTTTCAACAAGCATTCCCTGATAAAGCCGTGACGATTCATCAAGACATGTCCAAAAATGATCGAATGATCGTTGTCAGTTAA
- a CDS encoding MerR family transcriptional regulator, with protein MKKFLIGDITQMYGISQDTLRYYDKAGLLPFVKKNQAGRREFTEDDLGYIEVIDCLKRSGIPVKEIAKFMDWCVEGDPTLPQRYTFMIEQEEALEKKISDLQAQLDFLRWKKWYYQTANEAGTEKIFFKEGTRQVDDKWHQKYLESSKKPESV; from the coding sequence ATGAAAAAATTTTTGATCGGTGACATTACGCAGATGTATGGCATCTCCCAAGATACATTGAGATATTATGACAAGGCGGGCTTGCTGCCTTTTGTGAAGAAGAATCAAGCTGGTCGAAGAGAATTTACAGAAGATGATCTCGGCTACATCGAGGTGATTGATTGTCTGAAACGTTCCGGCATCCCTGTCAAAGAAATTGCAAAATTTATGGACTGGTGCGTCGAAGGGGATCCAACATTGCCTCAACGCTATACTTTCATGATCGAGCAGGAGGAAGCTCTGGAGAAAAAAATCTCTGATTTGCAGGCACAACTTGATTTTCTACGCTGGAAAAAATGGTATTACCAGACAGCGAATGAAGCAGGAACAGAAAAAATCTTCTTTAAAGAAGGCACGCGTCAAGTCGATGATAAGTGGCATCAAAAATATTTGGAATCATCAAAAAAACCTGAATCTGTTTGA
- a CDS encoding YfcC family protein has product MEQTGEKKRRSFPSAYTVIIIVLIMVQALTFFIPSGKYSTLSYDSGKDQFAITDAHDKTTMEPATQKTLDKYDIRINVSKFRDGTIYRPAAIPNSYEQIKKPARGVTGTITQFLRAQIQGITESVDIMIFILILGGVIGIVNATGAMDAGMMRLSEKLKGKQKWLIVIVTTLIAIGGTTFGLAEETIAFYPILIPIFLLAGYDTLTAVASIYLGTAIGTMSSTINPFSTVIASNAAGISFTDGMPLRLLMWVTAVGISILYTIRYAEKVRLNPAASLVADQAESDRARFLGNQERDKNTDFTKRQKFSLIVFALGFVVMIYGVQQLGWYFTEIAVVFLAVTYILAFVSGLGEKKFVNSFVSGAADLLGVALIVGLARSVGIVMENSFISDTIMNFFSNAISGMNNVIFIWFMFFVYVILGFFIQSSSGLAVLSMPIMAPLADVVGIDRALIVNAYNWGQGLIGLIAPTGLILVSLSVVNVGFDKWIKFVTKLLVIIILLILAFLAIGVLI; this is encoded by the coding sequence ATGGAACAAACAGGTGAAAAGAAGCGACGTAGTTTCCCTTCTGCCTACACAGTCATTATCATTGTATTAATCATGGTCCAAGCATTAACCTTTTTTATCCCTTCAGGCAAGTACAGTACGTTAAGTTATGACAGTGGAAAAGACCAATTTGCCATCACAGACGCACACGACAAGACAACCATGGAACCGGCGACGCAAAAGACACTCGACAAATACGACATCCGAATCAATGTTAGCAAGTTTCGCGATGGTACCATTTATCGTCCTGCCGCGATTCCTAATTCTTATGAGCAAATCAAAAAACCTGCACGTGGCGTAACAGGTACGATCACACAATTTTTGAGAGCTCAGATTCAAGGAATCACTGAAAGTGTCGACATCATGATCTTTATTTTGATCTTAGGTGGCGTTATCGGCATCGTAAACGCGACTGGTGCGATGGATGCGGGAATGATGCGCTTATCAGAAAAACTAAAAGGCAAACAAAAGTGGCTGATCGTCATCGTGACGACCTTGATCGCGATTGGTGGTACAACCTTTGGATTGGCTGAAGAAACCATCGCCTTTTACCCTATTTTGATTCCGATTTTCTTACTAGCTGGTTACGATACATTGACAGCAGTCGCCTCAATTTATCTGGGGACCGCTATCGGAACGATGAGCTCCACGATCAATCCTTTTTCAACCGTTATTGCATCCAACGCAGCCGGGATAAGCTTTACTGATGGAATGCCGTTACGGCTCTTGATGTGGGTCACGGCGGTCGGGATCTCGATTCTTTACACGATTCGCTATGCTGAAAAAGTTCGGTTGAATCCTGCCGCTTCTCTTGTGGCTGACCAAGCAGAAAGTGATCGCGCACGCTTCTTAGGCAATCAAGAACGAGACAAAAATACAGACTTTACGAAACGTCAAAAGTTCTCTTTGATTGTTTTTGCTTTAGGATTCGTTGTTATGATCTACGGCGTTCAACAATTGGGCTGGTACTTTACGGAGATTGCGGTCGTCTTCTTGGCGGTAACCTATATCTTAGCTTTTGTTTCCGGCTTAGGAGAGAAAAAGTTTGTCAACAGCTTTGTCAGCGGCGCTGCGGATCTTCTGGGCGTTGCATTGATTGTCGGGTTGGCAAGATCTGTTGGGATCGTTATGGAAAACAGTTTTATCAGCGACACTATTATGAACTTCTTTAGCAATGCTATCAGCGGTATGAACAACGTTATTTTCATTTGGTTTATGTTCTTTGTTTATGTCATCTTAGGATTTTTCATTCAATCCTCTTCCGGCTTAGCAGTATTGTCCATGCCGATCATGGCCCCTTTGGCGGATGTCGTAGGGATCGATCGTGCATTGATCGTCAATGCCTACAACTGGGGGCAAGGCCTGATTGGATTAATTGCACCGACTGGATTAATCTTGGTTTCCCTCTCTGTAGTAAATGTTGGATTTGATAAATGGATCAAATTTGTCACCAAATTACTTGTTATCATTATTTTGTTGATCCTCGCCTTCTTGGCAATCGGTGTATTGATTTAA
- the glyA gene encoding serine hydroxymethyltransferase, which produces MDYKTLDPELWGAIEQEAERQEQNIELIASENIVSEAVRLAQGSVLTNKYAEGYPGRRYYGGCEFVDIVENLAIDRAKELFDAKFANVQAHSGSQANQAAYFSLIQPGDTVLGMDLSAGGHLTHGSPVNVSGKLYHFVSYGVDPHTETIDYEVVRILARKHQPKLIVAGASAYSRTIDFARFREIADEVGAKLMVDMAHIAGLVATGLHPNPVPYADVVTSTTHKTLRGPRGGLILTNDADLAKKINSAVFPGLQGGPLEHVIAAKAVAFKEALAPEFKGYSEQVLQNAQAMVKVFNQATETRVISGASDNHLLLIEVTGFDITGREAEELLDTVHITVNKNSIPFESKSFKETSGIRIGTPAITSRGFKEDDAKKVAELIVETLRSKGDEEKLAEFRKEVLELTDSHPIQAD; this is translated from the coding sequence ATGGACTATAAAACACTAGATCCCGAACTATGGGGAGCAATTGAACAAGAAGCGGAGCGTCAAGAACAAAATATCGAGCTGATCGCTTCAGAAAATATCGTGTCAGAAGCAGTACGTTTGGCACAAGGAAGCGTCTTAACGAACAAATATGCGGAAGGGTATCCTGGACGTCGGTATTATGGCGGCTGTGAATTCGTTGATATCGTTGAAAATCTAGCGATCGATCGTGCGAAAGAATTATTCGATGCGAAATTCGCAAACGTGCAGGCACACTCTGGCTCACAAGCCAATCAAGCGGCATATTTCTCGTTGATCCAGCCTGGCGATACCGTTTTAGGGATGGATCTTTCAGCTGGAGGACATTTGACTCATGGTTCTCCTGTGAATGTCAGCGGAAAGTTGTATCATTTTGTCAGCTATGGCGTAGATCCTCATACAGAGACGATCGACTATGAAGTCGTTCGTATTTTAGCGCGGAAACATCAGCCTAAATTAATTGTAGCAGGCGCCAGCGCATACAGTCGGACGATTGACTTTGCCCGCTTCCGTGAAATCGCGGATGAAGTCGGTGCAAAATTAATGGTGGACATGGCACATATTGCGGGTCTAGTAGCAACAGGTCTACATCCTAATCCTGTCCCTTATGCAGATGTAGTTACATCAACAACACATAAAACATTACGTGGTCCTCGTGGTGGACTGATCCTGACCAACGACGCGGACTTAGCGAAGAAAATCAATAGTGCGGTTTTCCCAGGCTTGCAAGGCGGACCATTGGAACACGTGATTGCGGCAAAAGCTGTAGCCTTCAAGGAAGCTTTAGCACCTGAGTTTAAAGGATACAGTGAACAAGTCTTGCAGAATGCACAAGCGATGGTCAAAGTGTTCAATCAAGCTACAGAAACACGGGTCATTTCTGGAGCCAGCGACAATCATCTATTGTTGATCGAAGTGACTGGCTTCGATATTACTGGACGTGAAGCGGAAGAGTTATTGGACACTGTGCATATCACTGTAAATAAAAACTCGATTCCATTTGAATCAAAGAGCTTTAAAGAAACGAGTGGGATTCGCATTGGAACACCCGCGATCACAAGTCGTGGATTCAAAGAGGACGACGCGAAGAAAGTGGCTGAGTTGATCGTAGAAACATTGCGCTCAAAAGGCGATGAAGAAAAATTGGCCGAGTTTCGCAAAGAAGTATTAGAATTAACAGATTCTCATCCAATTCAAGCAGATTAA
- a CDS encoding L-threonylcarbamoyladenylate synthase: METKIFQLDQISEAAELLRQGELVAFPTETVYGLGANALLQESVKQVFAVKGRPSDNPLIVHVADFSMTKEFVESYHPLTEKIIKNFWPGPLTVIFSIKKERLSPVVTGGLSTAAFRMPDNKKTLSLIEKTGAPLVGPSANTSGKPSPTTAMHVYHDLKGKIAGILDDGATQIGVESTVLDLSGEVPTILRPGAVTKETLEEVLEIEVPLDKHLVKESETPKAPGMKYKHYSPDTQVLMIQPGDWEKALYWADKQGKKVGLLATPKIADSYLSADRFVYTDNTIEAATRGLFSGLRALDEGKKADVIFAEVFPEDHLGLAYMNRLKKAAAQNYFIEK; encoded by the coding sequence GTGGAAACAAAAATTTTTCAATTAGATCAAATAAGCGAAGCGGCAGAATTATTACGTCAAGGAGAATTGGTGGCCTTTCCAACGGAAACGGTCTATGGACTAGGAGCTAACGCGCTTTTGCAAGAGTCTGTGAAACAGGTTTTCGCCGTCAAAGGACGACCGAGTGATAACCCGCTGATCGTTCATGTTGCGGACTTTTCTATGACAAAAGAATTTGTGGAAAGCTATCACCCTCTTACTGAAAAAATCATAAAAAATTTTTGGCCAGGCCCATTAACAGTGATCTTTTCTATTAAAAAGGAGCGATTAAGTCCCGTTGTAACGGGTGGCTTATCCACAGCAGCTTTTAGAATGCCAGATAATAAAAAAACATTATCTTTAATTGAAAAAACAGGTGCCCCTTTAGTTGGACCTAGTGCGAATACTTCCGGTAAGCCAAGCCCAACAACAGCTATGCACGTGTACCATGATCTGAAGGGGAAAATTGCTGGGATCTTAGACGATGGCGCAACACAGATTGGTGTAGAGTCGACAGTTTTAGATTTGAGTGGCGAGGTCCCAACGATTTTACGTCCAGGGGCTGTAACGAAAGAAACGCTTGAAGAAGTTCTAGAAATTGAGGTGCCGTTGGATAAGCATTTAGTCAAAGAGAGCGAAACACCAAAAGCACCTGGAATGAAATACAAACACTATTCACCGGATACACAAGTCTTGATGATCCAACCCGGAGACTGGGAAAAAGCTCTTTATTGGGCGGATAAGCAGGGGAAAAAGGTCGGGCTGCTTGCAACACCGAAAATCGCCGACAGCTATTTATCAGCGGATCGGTTCGTCTACACGGACAATACGATCGAAGCTGCAACACGCGGATTGTTTAGCGGGCTGCGTGCACTGGATGAGGGAAAAAAAGCGGATGTTATATTTGCAGAGGTCTTTCCTGAGGACCATCTAGGTCTGGCGTACATGAATCGATTGAAGAAAGCAGCGGCACAAAATTATTTTATAGAAAAGTAG